Proteins encoded by one window of Haliotis asinina isolate JCU_RB_2024 chromosome 6, JCU_Hal_asi_v2, whole genome shotgun sequence:
- the LOC137286438 gene encoding transient receptor potential cation channel subfamily V member 1-like isoform X1: MLSRAYRHGRDENPAPLRKRHKSGPTSQDLMMQELSSSVSISVPFSNDAGESLMRTSVASTQPIIASVADFLGTDVTDDVFQREVVQKTQTHYIGRQEAETEVIIDKLIDRYEGKDKALLYVVSDIPTEIKVQIFVNTLLHRGANPSTCDSSWQTPLHHAVKRNFKGVCSKLLENDALPHARDKDNNMPYHLALNNNNDDIAALILNYMPNAVVRELHTAADDKGSQAECKFHTLLRNEMLQTVLGVLDCMMDPIGDSGHMRVFYHVLEADEFGRSPRHPSFGSNSKSCLHVIAKEGYKSVVYHDVVRLLIRKKWKGYARSRFQINCVLFCITLFSMTFSAISAVMTSDPTVYDSRVQLARAVFEVWSYLAVVITFFLELNQFRKHRLDYWKDKFNWIDLSSSSLLLLVPPLRFTHRQEQWHVFSVGYLLWTLRLFKYAAVFRQTGAYAQILWRIVAHDFLQFTIVFAVILLAFSGSFVMALRGENSLQVHNETSTFWDTLFTGVRILIEGESVIEYTEYSTLSCIIMVIFLFTCIVVLLNILIAQLSDTYQNVQRDAQRGLELNRAWIIARVELNSLFIGKGYRVTKYQEVEEIASPLDVLEKWENPPLNELNKYIRDIWDGLDSHKLNLLTIKNRLARQEYTLTRILEQLDRIVPPQTPTAMEPTTITLRSEDTDRIQAQMAIPRAGQHADLSGAQVDIKLE, from the exons ATGTTGAGCAGGGCCTATCGACATGGGAGGGACGAGAATCCGGCCCCACTTCGCAAGCGTCACAAATCCGGACCCACTTCGCAAGACCTCATGATGCAGGAACTTAGTTCCTCCG TGAGTATCTCAGTGCCATTCTCCAATGACGCAGGTGAGTCCCTTATGCGGACGTCTGTGGCCTCGACCCAGCCGATCATTGCGTCTGTTGCAGACTTCCTTGGAACCGATGTCACAGACGATGTCTTCCAGAGAGAG GTTGTTCAgaagacacagacacactacATCGGCCGACAGGAAGCGGAGACCGAGGTGATTATTGACAAGCTAATTGACAGATACGAGGGGAAGGACAAGGCGTTGCTGTATGTCGTGTCGGACATTCCCACAGAAATAAAG GTGCAGATCTTCGTGAACACCCTGCTCCACCGTGGCGCCAACCCCTCGACATGCGATAGTTCGTGGCAGACCCCCCTCCACCACGCCGTCAAGAGGAACTTCAAGGGGGTGTGCAGTAAACTGCTGGAGAACGACGCCCTCCCCCACGCCCGAGACAAGGACAACAACATGCCCTACCACCTGGccctcaacaacaacaacgacgacaTCGCTGCCCTCATCCTCAACTATATGCCCAACGCCGT GGTCCGAGAGCTCCATACAGCGGCGGATGACAAAGGTTCTCAGGCAGAATGCAAATTTCACACTCTCCTACGCAATGAGATGCTA CAGACTGTCCTGGGTGTGCTGGACTGTATGATGGATCCTATAGGAGACAGCGGGCATATGCGGGTGTTTTACCACGTGCTGGAGGCTGACGAGTTTGGCAGATCCCCCCGACATCCATCGTTTGGTTCCAACTCCAAGTCCTGCCTACACGTGATTGCCAAGGAAGGGTATAAG TCGGTGGTGTATCACGATGTTGTCAGGCTCCTTATCAGGAAGAAGTGGAAAGGTTACGCTCGCTCCCGGTTCCA GATCAATTGTGTCTTGTTTTGCATCACGCTATTTTCGATGACGTTTTCCGCCATCTCAGCCGTGATGACGTCAGACCCCACAGTCTACGACTCACGTGTCCAGTTAGCACGTGCGGTGTTTGAGGTGTGGTCTTACCTGGCTGTGGTCATCACCTTCTTCCTGGAGCTCAACCAGTTCAGGAA GCACAGACTGGACTACTGGAAAGACAAGTTTAACTGGATCGATCTGTCGTCCTCGAGTCTCCTGTTGCTGGTCCCACCCCTCCGCTTTACTCACAGACAGGAACAGTGGCACGTGTTCTCGGTGGGTTACCTGCTGTGGACACTGAGACTCTTCAAGTATGCCGCAGTGTTTCG ACAAACGGGAGCCTACGCCCAGATCTTATGGCGCATCGTCGCCCACGACTTCCTCCAGTTCACAATCGTCTTCGCCGTCATCCTGCTTGCTTTCAGTGGATCCTTCGTCATGGCACTTAGGGGAGAGAACTCCTTGCAAGTTCACAATGAAACCAG CACCTTCTGGGACACCCTCTTCACTGGCGTCCGGATCCTTATCGAGGGTGAGAGTGTCATAGAATACACAGAATACAG CACGCTGAGCTGCATCATCATGGTCATCTTCCTCTTCACGTGCATCGTCGTCCTCCTCAACATCCTCATCGCTCAGCTCAGCGACACCTACCAGAACGTGCAGCGGGATGCACAGCGGGGTCTGGAGCTCAACAGGGCGTGGATTATTGCCCGCGTGGAGCTCAACAGTTTGTTTATAGGCAAG GGTTACCGTGTGACGAAGTACCAGGAGGTGGAAGAGATTGCCAGTCCACTAGACGTGTTGGAGAAGTGGGAAAACCCTCCCCTCAACGAGCTCAACAAGTACATCCGGGACATCTGGGACGGGCTGGACTCACACAAGCTCAACCTGCTCACCATCAAGAACCGCCTTGCCCGACAGGAATACACGCTCACCCGCATACT AGAGCAGCTGGACAGAATTGTTCCGCCACAGACACCTACCGCCATGGAACCTACTACCATTACATTAAGAAGCGAGGACACTGATCGTATCCAGGCACAGATGGCGATACCACGGGCAGGACAACATGCTGACCTCTCAGGAGCCCAGGTCGACATCAAGTTGGAATGA
- the LOC137286438 gene encoding transient receptor potential cation channel subfamily V member 1-like isoform X2, which translates to MLSRAYRHGRDENPAPLRKRHKSGPTSQDLMMQELSSSGESLMRTSVASTQPIIASVADFLGTDVTDDVFQREVVQKTQTHYIGRQEAETEVIIDKLIDRYEGKDKALLYVVSDIPTEIKVQIFVNTLLHRGANPSTCDSSWQTPLHHAVKRNFKGVCSKLLENDALPHARDKDNNMPYHLALNNNNDDIAALILNYMPNAVVRELHTAADDKGSQAECKFHTLLRNEMLQTVLGVLDCMMDPIGDSGHMRVFYHVLEADEFGRSPRHPSFGSNSKSCLHVIAKEGYKSVVYHDVVRLLIRKKWKGYARSRFQINCVLFCITLFSMTFSAISAVMTSDPTVYDSRVQLARAVFEVWSYLAVVITFFLELNQFRKHRLDYWKDKFNWIDLSSSSLLLLVPPLRFTHRQEQWHVFSVGYLLWTLRLFKYAAVFRQTGAYAQILWRIVAHDFLQFTIVFAVILLAFSGSFVMALRGENSLQVHNETSTFWDTLFTGVRILIEGESVIEYTEYSTLSCIIMVIFLFTCIVVLLNILIAQLSDTYQNVQRDAQRGLELNRAWIIARVELNSLFIGKGYRVTKYQEVEEIASPLDVLEKWENPPLNELNKYIRDIWDGLDSHKLNLLTIKNRLARQEYTLTRILEQLDRIVPPQTPTAMEPTTITLRSEDTDRIQAQMAIPRAGQHADLSGAQVDIKLE; encoded by the exons ATGTTGAGCAGGGCCTATCGACATGGGAGGGACGAGAATCCGGCCCCACTTCGCAAGCGTCACAAATCCGGACCCACTTCGCAAGACCTCATGATGCAGGAACTTAGTTCCTCCG GTGAGTCCCTTATGCGGACGTCTGTGGCCTCGACCCAGCCGATCATTGCGTCTGTTGCAGACTTCCTTGGAACCGATGTCACAGACGATGTCTTCCAGAGAGAG GTTGTTCAgaagacacagacacactacATCGGCCGACAGGAAGCGGAGACCGAGGTGATTATTGACAAGCTAATTGACAGATACGAGGGGAAGGACAAGGCGTTGCTGTATGTCGTGTCGGACATTCCCACAGAAATAAAG GTGCAGATCTTCGTGAACACCCTGCTCCACCGTGGCGCCAACCCCTCGACATGCGATAGTTCGTGGCAGACCCCCCTCCACCACGCCGTCAAGAGGAACTTCAAGGGGGTGTGCAGTAAACTGCTGGAGAACGACGCCCTCCCCCACGCCCGAGACAAGGACAACAACATGCCCTACCACCTGGccctcaacaacaacaacgacgacaTCGCTGCCCTCATCCTCAACTATATGCCCAACGCCGT GGTCCGAGAGCTCCATACAGCGGCGGATGACAAAGGTTCTCAGGCAGAATGCAAATTTCACACTCTCCTACGCAATGAGATGCTA CAGACTGTCCTGGGTGTGCTGGACTGTATGATGGATCCTATAGGAGACAGCGGGCATATGCGGGTGTTTTACCACGTGCTGGAGGCTGACGAGTTTGGCAGATCCCCCCGACATCCATCGTTTGGTTCCAACTCCAAGTCCTGCCTACACGTGATTGCCAAGGAAGGGTATAAG TCGGTGGTGTATCACGATGTTGTCAGGCTCCTTATCAGGAAGAAGTGGAAAGGTTACGCTCGCTCCCGGTTCCA GATCAATTGTGTCTTGTTTTGCATCACGCTATTTTCGATGACGTTTTCCGCCATCTCAGCCGTGATGACGTCAGACCCCACAGTCTACGACTCACGTGTCCAGTTAGCACGTGCGGTGTTTGAGGTGTGGTCTTACCTGGCTGTGGTCATCACCTTCTTCCTGGAGCTCAACCAGTTCAGGAA GCACAGACTGGACTACTGGAAAGACAAGTTTAACTGGATCGATCTGTCGTCCTCGAGTCTCCTGTTGCTGGTCCCACCCCTCCGCTTTACTCACAGACAGGAACAGTGGCACGTGTTCTCGGTGGGTTACCTGCTGTGGACACTGAGACTCTTCAAGTATGCCGCAGTGTTTCG ACAAACGGGAGCCTACGCCCAGATCTTATGGCGCATCGTCGCCCACGACTTCCTCCAGTTCACAATCGTCTTCGCCGTCATCCTGCTTGCTTTCAGTGGATCCTTCGTCATGGCACTTAGGGGAGAGAACTCCTTGCAAGTTCACAATGAAACCAG CACCTTCTGGGACACCCTCTTCACTGGCGTCCGGATCCTTATCGAGGGTGAGAGTGTCATAGAATACACAGAATACAG CACGCTGAGCTGCATCATCATGGTCATCTTCCTCTTCACGTGCATCGTCGTCCTCCTCAACATCCTCATCGCTCAGCTCAGCGACACCTACCAGAACGTGCAGCGGGATGCACAGCGGGGTCTGGAGCTCAACAGGGCGTGGATTATTGCCCGCGTGGAGCTCAACAGTTTGTTTATAGGCAAG GGTTACCGTGTGACGAAGTACCAGGAGGTGGAAGAGATTGCCAGTCCACTAGACGTGTTGGAGAAGTGGGAAAACCCTCCCCTCAACGAGCTCAACAAGTACATCCGGGACATCTGGGACGGGCTGGACTCACACAAGCTCAACCTGCTCACCATCAAGAACCGCCTTGCCCGACAGGAATACACGCTCACCCGCATACT AGAGCAGCTGGACAGAATTGTTCCGCCACAGACACCTACCGCCATGGAACCTACTACCATTACATTAAGAAGCGAGGACACTGATCGTATCCAGGCACAGATGGCGATACCACGGGCAGGACAACATGCTGACCTCTCAGGAGCCCAGGTCGACATCAAGTTGGAATGA
- the LOC137286594 gene encoding organic cation transporter protein-like, translated as MKTFDEILREVGEYGSYQKRLMFFLYLPTAVTAFLTLSSVFTLYIPPHRCAIPGLSNDTYAIQGDNHRRLVNLTIPVKDGAFSKCNVYTDDVTDLDQRADNSSQSQCSKWVYDKSMFTSTITEDLNLICDNKVMRSHSNMAVMAGKLAGSFGQGLISDIFGRKRALMMFLCVMICVGFLNYVIRDFTSLIIIRFLSGAGSTSVYISTFILGMELVAPSKRLYPGNIVLFNWVSGMLLMSAVAYFIRDWQNYVLTLACAPVLFLSYWWLMPESPRWLMSKGRFKEAEVIIRKFAKYNKTTVPENMFDGKYVEEAKAPRGKLSELLTHRTLAIRCFILSFHWAVCSLTYYGLTLNVTNLSGNVITNFVLSALVEVAGYLLTLFLLDRIGRKWLHCGFFLGGGLACLATIFPVLYAGDEAKWTLVLLSLIGKMGASGAFATVYIYTAEVYPTPVRNVGLGAGSMCSRIGGVISPYIVDLGILVEGGFGEALPLMVFGGAAVLAGVLTFFLPETLNQDLPETIEDAKNLGRPGGKSASNVYKMRQSLEGHDNAVFALSIKNRD; from the exons ATGAAGACGTTTGACGAGATCCTGCGTGAGGTTGGGGAGTATGGATCTTATCAGAAGAGACTGATGTTCTTTCTGTATCTGCCAACAGCGGTGACTGCCTTCCTAACACTCTCGAGCGTCTTCACGCTGTACATCCCCCCTCACAG ATGTGCAATTCCCGGCCTCAGTAACGACACATACGCCATACAGGGAGACAACCACCGTCGACTGGTAAACCTCACCATTCCCGTTAAAGATGGCGCCTTCTCCAAATGTAATGTCTACACGGATGACGTCACCGACCTTGATCAGCGGGCAGACAACTCGAGTCAGTCCCAGTGCAGCAAGTGGGTCTACGACAAATCAATGTTTACTTCCACCATAACGGAAGAC CTCAACTTGATATGTGACAACAAAGTTATGCGGTCCCACTCCAATATGGCCGTGATGGCGGGAAAACTGGCTGGCTCCTTCGGCCAAGGTCTGATCAGCGACAT ATTCGGAAGGAAAAGGGCGTTGATGATGTTCCTGTGTGTGATGATTTGTGTCGGCTTCCTCAACTACGTCATCCGCGACTTCACCTCTCTCATCATCATCCGCTTCCTCTCTGGCGCTGGGTCGACGTCGGTGTATATCTCCACCTTCATTCTGG GGATGGAACTGGTAGCTCCATCCAAACGCTTGTATCCTGGTAACATAGTACTGTTTAACTGGGTGTCGGGGATGCTCCTGATGTCGGCAGTCGCCTATTTTATTCGGGACTGGCAGAACTATGTTCTCACCTTGGCATGTGCCCCAGTTCTCTTCCTCTCCTACTGGTG GCTGATGCCCGAGTCCCCGCGGTGGCTCATGTCCAAGGGGAGGTTCAAGGAAGCAGAAGTAATCATCAGGAAGTTTGCCAAATACAACAAGACAACGGTTcctgaaaatatgtttgacGGTAAATATGTGGAGGAGGCTAAAGCTCCCAGAGGTAAACTATCAGAGCTCCTAACACACAGAACCCTCGCTATTCGCTGTTTCATCCTCTCCTTTCATTG GGCTGTGTGCAGTCTGACTTACTACGGCTTGACGCTGAACGTCACCAACCTCAGTGGCAATGTCATCACCAACTTTGTTCTGTCTGCGCTGGTGGAAGTGGCTGGGTATCTCCTGACGCTGTTTTTGCTGGACCGAATAGGCCGGAAGTGGCTCCATTGTGGTTTCTTCTTGGGCGGGGGCCTTGCCTGTCTCGCCACCATCTTTCCAGTCCTGTATGCTGGAGACG AAGCCAAGTGGACGCTCGTCTTGCTGTCCCTGATCGGCAAGATGGGGGCGTCAGGAGCTTTCGCCACCGTCTACATCTATACCGCTGAGGTCTACCCAACTCCTGTCCGCAACGTCGGGCTTGGAGCCGGCAGCATGTGCTCGAGAATCGGAGGTGTTATATCTCCCTATATTGTAGATCTG GGCATCTTGGTGGAGGGAGGGTTTGGAGAGGCTCTCCCGCTCATGGTGTTCGGTGGTGCAGCGGTACTGGCGGGCGTGTTGACCTTCTTCCTCCCGGAGACCCTCAACCAAGACCTGCCGGAGACCATCGAGGACGCCAAGAACCTTGGCAG GCCCGGCGGCAAGTCTGCATCAAACGTCTACAAAATGAGACAGTCTTTGGAAGGCCACGACAATGCTGTGTTTGCTTTGTCTATCAAGAACAGAGACTGA
- the LOC137286712 gene encoding organic cation transporter protein-like, whose protein sequence is MPAYFLAKRPDEADFINQHPCAIPGLSNDTYAIQGDNHRRLVNLTIPVKDGAFSKCNVYTDDVTDLDQRADNSSQSQCSKWVYDKSMFTSTITEDLSLVCDNVVMRSHSNMAVMAGMLVGSFGQSVISDIFGRKKSCMIFLLMLICVGFLNYVIRDFASLIIIRFLTGCGTTSVGIACYVMAMELVAPTKRVYTGMGGLFLWMLGMVLMSGVVYFLRDWHNYVLALAAPSVIFLSYWWIVPESPRWLMSKGRFEEAEVIIRKFAKVNKTKLPEDMFDGKCVEETESKGRLSELLTNKTLAIRCLIINFHWAVCSLVYYGLTLNVTNLSGNVIINFVLSGLVEAVGYLLTLFLLNRLGRKRLHCMFLLGGGLACLASIFPVLYADDETNWTLVALSLVGKMGAAGAFSTLYIFTVELHPTPVRNTAVGVGSMCSRVGGIVSPYIADLGMLVKGGLRDALPLMVFGGAAVLAGVLTFFLPETLNQDLPETIEDAKNLGRSGSRSASNVYSMRNSLEGQDNQVFTLSMKNKY, encoded by the exons ATGTGCAATTCCCGGCCTCAGTAACGACACATACGCGATACAGGGTGACAACCACCGTCGACTGGTCAACCTCACCATTCCCGTTAAAGATGGCGCCTTCTCCAAATGTAATGTCTACACGGATGACGTCACCGACCTTGATCAGAGGGCAGACAACTCGAGTCAGTCCCAGTGCAGCAAGTGGGTCTACGACAAATCAATGTTTACGTCCACCATAACGGAAGAC CTGTCCCTGGTGTGTGACAACGTGGTGATGAGGTCGCACTCTAACATGGCTGTCATGGCGGGGATGTTGGTTGGCTCTTTTGGACAGAGTGTCATCAGCGACAT TTTTGGGCGGAAAAAGTCATGCATGATCTTCCTTTTAATGCTCATCTGTGTCGGCTTCCTCAACTACGTCATCCGTGACTTCGCCTCTCTCATCATCATCCGCTTCCTCACTGGATGTGGAACAACATCGGTGGGCATCGCGTGCTACGTCATGG CGATGGAACTGGTAGCTCCGACTAAGCGCGTCTACACTGGGATGGGGGGCTTGTTCCTCTGGATGTTGGGAATGGTTCTAATGTCGGGTGTTGTCTACTTCCTCCGCGACTGGCACAACTACGTCCTGGCCCTGGCAGCTCCGTCGGTCATCTTCCTGTCCTACTGGTG GATTGTGCCAGAATCTCCACGGTGGCTGATGTCCAAAGGCAGGTTTGAAGAAGCTGAAGTCATCATTCGGAAGTTTGCGAAGGTCAACAAGACAAAACTGCCAGAGGACATGTTTGATGGAAAATGTGTGGAAGAAACTGAAAGTAAGGGCAGACTTTCTGAACTGCTGACGAACAAAACCCTTGCCATCCGCTGTCTGATCATCAACTTCCACTG gGCCGTGTGCAGTTTGGTCTACTATGGCTTGACGCTGAACGTCACCAACCTGAGCGGGAACGTCATCATCAACTTCGTGCTGTCTGGGCTGGTGGAAGCGGTGGGGTATCTGCTGACGCTCTTTCTCCTCAATAGACTGGGTCGGAAGCGGCTCCATTGCATGTTCTTGTTGGGAGGGGGCCTTGCCTGTCTCGCCTCTATCTTCCCTGTGCTGTATGCTGATGATG AAACCAATTGGACGCTGGTAGCGTTGTCCCTCGTAGGCAAGATGGGCGCGGCAGGAGCGTTTTCAACACTCTACATCTTCACTGTGGAACTTCATCCCACCCCTGTCCGGAACACTGCTGTTGGCGTCGGGAGCATGTGCTCTAGAGTTGGAGGGATCGTCTCACCTTACATAGCAGACCTG GGAATGCTGGTAAAGGGAGGGTTGAGGGATGCTCTTCCCCTCATGGTGTTCGGTGGTGCGGCGGTATTGGCGGGCGTGTTAACTTTCTTCCTCCCGGAGACCCTCAACCAAGACCTACCTGAGACCATTGAGGACGCCAAGAACCTTGGCAG ATCCGGGTCTAGGAGTGCATCAAATGTGTACAGCATGAGAAACTCGCTTGAAGGCCAGGACAACCAAGTGTTCACTCTGTCTATGAAGAACAAATACTGA